A region from the Populus trichocarpa isolate Nisqually-1 chromosome 18, P.trichocarpa_v4.1, whole genome shotgun sequence genome encodes:
- the LOC7465407 gene encoding uncharacterized protein LOC7465407, with protein MSHHHSSSPFPSCFRPSTDTDIHHLPPPTPPPVSGNANLTTCLYQTDLGLFSLTWSSSLLGHSLHLRLHPIDDNASYCSPVSLSNPLSLSTISFHLNIKPFLFWKRHGSKKLHVINQEPDTPTPRIQIFWDLSRARFGSGPEPQSRFYIAVVVEREVVLVVGDLTKEAFAKTKALKQERPQVLVLRREHVFGNRVYTTRARFGGRNRVISIDCSVNNDARLCFSVDNKRVLQIKRLKWKFRGNERIEVDGVPIQVSWDVYNWLFDGINNDHAVFMFRFESNLDPKDEEAVVRKQEQSEACGGGPHQQQEINEKNHNNNVVLWQQNSSCSNTSHGMSPIEWRKMRKSLVRTAARSSSSSSISMSSASSGCSSSVMEWASSTEESELCGGPIGFSLLVYAWRK; from the coding sequence ATGTCCCACCACCATTCCTCCTCCCCTTTTCCTTCTTGCTTCCGCCCTTCCACCGACACCGACATCCACCACCTTCCTCCACCAACACCACCACCTGTCTCTGGCAACGCCAACCTCACCACCTGTCTCTACCAAACTGACCTTGGCCTCTTCTCCCTTACTTGGTCAAGTTCCTTGTTAGGCCATTCTCTTCACCTCCGCCTCCACCCCATTGACGACAACGCCAGCTACTGCTCTCCTGTTTCTCTATCTaaccctctttctctctctaccataTCTTTCCATCTCAATATCAAACCCTTCCTTTTCTGGAAAAGACATGGATCCAAGAAACTCCATGTTATTAACCAGGAGCCTGACACTCCAACCCCAAGGATCCAGATCTTTTGGGACCTCTCTAGAGCAAGATTTGGGTCAGGACCTGAGCCCCAATCCCGGTTCTACATAGCCGTGGTGGTTGAGCGAGAAGTGGTACTTGTTGTCGGTGATTTGACCAAAGAAGCTTTTGCAAAGACTAAAGCTTTGAAGCAAGAGAGACCCCAAGTTCTTGTATTGAGAAGAGAACATGTGTTCGGCAACAGAGTTTACACTACGAGAGCAAGATTTGGAGGCAGAAACAGAGTGATATCGATAGATTGTAGTGTGAATAATGATGCAAGATTGTGTTTTAGTGTTGATAACAAAAGGGTTTTGCAGATAAAGAGATTGAAGTGGAAATTTAGAGGAAATGAGAGGATTGAAGTTGATGGGGTCCCTATACAAGTCTCATGGGATGTTTATAATTGGCTTTTTGATGGCATAAACAATGACCATGCGGTGTTTATGTTCAGGTTTGAAAGCAATTTAGACCCCAAAGATGAAGAGGCGGTGGTACGGAAACAAGAACAAAGTGAAGCTTGTGGTGGTGGTCCTCATCAACAACAAGAAATCAACGAGAAAAATCACAacaataatgttgttttatggCAGCAAAACTCATCGTGTAGTAATACCAGTCATGGGATGAGTCCAATAGAGTGGAGAAAGATGAGAAAGAGCTTGGTGAGGACAGCAGCAAGgagttcatcttcttcatcaatttcaatgTCATCAGCATCTTCTGGTTGCAGCTCTTCAGTAATGGAATGGGCTAGCAGTACTGAAGAAAGTGAACTTTGTGGTGGTCCTATTGGATTCTCTCTGTTGGTTTATGCTTGGAGGAAGTGA